Proteins from a single region of Hermetia illucens chromosome 3, iHerIll2.2.curated.20191125, whole genome shotgun sequence:
- the LOC119651355 gene encoding cilia- and flagella-associated protein 20: MFKNTFQSGFLSILYSIGSKPLQIWDKKVRNGHIKRITDNDIQSLVLEIVGTNVSTTYITCPADPKRTLGIKLPFLVMIIKNLKKYFTFEVQVLDDKNVRRRFRASNYQSTTRVKPFICTMPMRLDEGWNQIQFNLSDFTRRAYGTNYVETLRVQIHANCRIRRVYFSDRLYSEDELPPEFKLFLPIQKPVPNR; the protein is encoded by the exons ATGTTTAAAAATACATTTCAATCGGGATTTCTTTCCATTTTATACAGTATTGGTAGTAAACCCCTTCAAATCTGGGATAAGAAAGTAAGAAATGGCCATATTAAACGGATCACGGACAACGACATACAAAGTTTGGTGTTAGAAATAGTGGGAACAAACGTTAGTACTACATATATCACATGTCCAGCCGATCCGAAGAGAACGCTGGGCATTAAACTCCCTTTCCTCGTTATGATAatcaagaatctgaaaaaatactTTACATTTGAAGTGCAG GTTCTAGATGATAAGAATGTCAGACGACGTTTCCGTGCAAGCAACTACCAATCAACGACTCGTGTTAAACCATTCATTTGTACAATGCCAATGCGTCTGGATGAAGGGTGGAACCAGATACAATTCAACCTTTCCGATTTCACAAGGCGTGCTTATGGAACTAATTATGTTGAAACACTCCGTGTCCAAATCCACGCCAACTGCCGAATAAGACGGGTTTACTTTTCCGATCGTCTCTACTCCGAGGATGAACTTCCCCCTGAATTTAAGCTTTTCTTGCCCATTCAGAAACCTGTTCCAAATCGTTAA
- the LOC119651356 gene encoding uncharacterized protein LOC119651356 isoform X1, with amino-acid sequence MLPSTEMKCGMKYTCLFNFSKEMVRISKGLRGTQRYPNPEACICRQGTDEEANRRFFGCVRKYTWSSDISEFKRQIKIMDAMF; translated from the exons ATGCTTCCGTCTACAGAAATGA AATGCGGGATGAAATACACCTGTTTGTTCAACTTTTCAAAGGAAATGGTTCGAATTTCGAAAGGACTTCGAGGCACTCAACGATATCCAAATCCCGAGGCATGTATTTGCCGGCAAGGTACTGATGAAGAAGCAAATCGACGTTTTTTCGGATGCGTCCGAAAGTATACATGGAGCAGCGATATAAGTGAGTTCAAAAGACAAATCAAG
- the LOC119651356 gene encoding uncharacterized protein LOC119651356 isoform X2 — MLPSTEMKCGMKYTCLFNFSKEMVRISKGLRGTQRYPNPEACICRQGTDEEANRRFFGCVRKYTWSSDISLGETGLLPFPN; from the exons ATGCTTCCGTCTACAGAAATGA AATGCGGGATGAAATACACCTGTTTGTTCAACTTTTCAAAGGAAATGGTTCGAATTTCGAAAGGACTTCGAGGCACTCAACGATATCCAAATCCCGAGGCATGTATTTGCCGGCAAGGTACTGATGAAGAAGCAAATCGACGTTTTTTCGGATGCGTCCGAAAGTATACATGGAGCAGCGATATAA GCCTTGGAGAAACCGGATTATTGCCGTTCCCaaattga
- the LOC119651353 gene encoding uncharacterized protein LOC119651353, with product MQENKENLYSYSNANSLLKKEKEKRLQLPGSYEGERCNDSSIMEETSLWHQQSDVTFETIERMCNKTLSDPENSIHDYLENWETRKKKTSKSDEEIEALNRLYQEFGIDNENSSKEVNQTQLSEVEPPSCLWDNTVNNETCHLSSPVKIVGLLRPSTILEESGTESIASSNSFKSAQPPPTETASSDQYETANETHSEEFKERIGHRDPNEINASISTDSGRSTTSRPDASAYFEMFPLRKLSYPEKFKGPRIYNKAVFLPESAHQKDYESSLKRLDETSKISSISNDSLNKPKRKSRSSKFMEDSLEAGGNLGEECNSMRDIKKETRFEGSRDTDACRDESSVILISDDEADATSNDDLNRGFYRDLETPTDDSVILSEQSDINVSREFNDTLEEIEYIMKKGRKYLADQQTTPLKTKLVPIVRKTPVCTTSPATPCTVIKKPKSAAINQQSSPLLTKTLFKSNNVPKFDHRFDHIISPIRTYIHNTPKSPITTTMKTTQSIFDTKYGRESRPPSRNNLESLKETPPKALCSLPRKAYISAEYKHVVDQRSPISIPGGEKIHQYLGSGMVPAVLRHEGKFKTDMSPRKERNLDKSSGSLANFSLASGDMSVLLLKDAKDLASKY from the exons ATGCAGGAAAACaaggaaaatttatattcttATTCAAACGCTAATAGCCTTTTaaagaaagagaaagagaaACGACTTCAGTTGCCAGGGAGTTATGAAGGAGAGCGTTGTAATGATTCCTCGATAATGGAGGAAACATCTCTCTGGCATCAGCAATCCGATGTGACGTTTGAAACCATCGAACGAATGTGCAATAAAACTTTATCGGATCCAGAAAACTCAATTCATGATTATTTAGAAAATTGGGaaacaagaaaaaagaagactTCGAAATCTGATGAAGAAATAGAGGCACTCAATAGATTATATCAAGAGTTTG GGATTGATAATGAAAATAGCAGTAAGGAAGTGAACCAAACACAATTAAGTGAGGTCGAACCTCCCTCTTGTCTTTGGGATAATACTGTAAATAATGAAACATGTCATCTCTCATCTCCGGTGAAAATTGTTGGCCTACTCCGTCCATCCACAATTCTAGAAGAAAGTGGAACTGAATCTATTGCTAGTTCCAACAGTTTCAAAAGTGCTCAACCACCTCCTACGGAAACGGCATCGTCAGATCAATATGAAACGGCGAATGAAACACATTCTGAAGAATTTAAAGAACGGATCGGACATAGAGATCCGAATGAAATAAATGCTTCGATTTCAACAGATTCAGGCCGTTCAACAACGTCAAGACCAGATGCATCCGCCTATTTTGAAATGTTTCCACTTCGCAAATTATCTTATCCCGAAAAATTTAAAGGACCTCGAATATATAATAAAGCAGTTTTTCTTCCAGAGTCCGCCCATCAGAAAGATTATGAAAGCTCCTTGAAAAGGTTGGATGAAACTTCAAAGATTTCTTCAATATCTAATGACAGTTTAAATAAGCCTAAAAGAAAGTCAAGGTCAAGTAAATTTATGGAAGATAGTTTGGAGGCTGGAGGGAATTTAGGTGAAGAGTGTAATTCTATGAGGGacataaaaaaggaaacaagatTTGAAGGCTCTAGAGATACTGATGCATGTCGTGACGAATCATCAGTGATACTGATTTCGGATGACGAAGCTGACGCAACGAGTAATGATGATTTGAATAGGGGTTTCTATAGAGACTTAGAGACTCCAACGGATGATTCGGTAATATTAAGTGAACAAAGTGACATAAATGTGTCCCGAGAATTCAATGATACTTTGGAAGAAATTGAATATATAATGAAAAAGGGCAGAAAGTACTTAGCAGATCAGCAAACCACTCCATTAAAAACGAAATTAGTGCCGATAGTGAGGAAAACACCAGTTTGCACTACTTCCCCTGCAACCCCATGTACTGTTATAAAGAAACCGAAAAGTGCAGCGATAAATCAGCAAAGTTCACCATTGCTCACAAAGACGCTGTTTAAATCTAATAATGTACCGAAATTCGATCATAGGTTTGATCATATTATAAGTCCGATACGAACTTACATTCACAATACGCCAAAATCACCTATTACGACAACAATGAAAACAACGCAAAGTATATTTGATACAAAGTATGGGCGAGAGTCACGGCCACCAAGCAGAAATAAtttagaaagtttgaaggaaactcCTCCAAAAGCATTATGCAGTCTCCCTCGAAAGGCGTATATTTCAGCAGAATATAAACAT GTTGTCGATCAGCGAAGCCCTATATCTATACCTGGGGGTGAAAAAATACACCAATATCTGGGATCAGGTATGGTTCCTGCGGTCCTAAGACACGaaggcaaattcaagactgataTGTCACCACGTAAAGAGagaaatttagataaaagttCGGGAAGTTTGGCGAACTTCTCATTAGCTTCGGGGGATATGTCtgttttattattaaaagacgCTAAAGATTTAGCTTCTAAATACTAG